Proteins from a single region of Thermococcus sp. EP1:
- a CDS encoding Lrp/AsnC family transcriptional regulator, producing MALDNIDKMILRFLQENGRMSYSEIARRTGVPESTVRLRVKRLMEEGIIRKFAALINPFKAGYTIVAFIAVDVEPSKIKRAVEELSKLPEVDVLGIATGAHDILMQVTVRDLQELENFLIEKLGKVEGIKSTETSILTSVKKWGYARVF from the coding sequence GTGGCACTTGATAATATTGACAAGATGATTTTAAGGTTCCTCCAAGAGAATGGAAGAATGAGTTATTCAGAGATAGCAAGAAGAACTGGAGTTCCAGAATCCACAGTAAGGCTAAGAGTAAAAAGACTCATGGAAGAGGGAATAATAAGGAAGTTTGCCGCTCTTATAAACCCTTTTAAGGCCGGTTATACAATAGTGGCGTTTATAGCAGTGGATGTTGAGCCAAGCAAAATCAAGAGGGCTGTAGAAGAATTATCCAAACTCCCAGAAGTGGATGTATTAGGAATAGCAACCGGGGCCCATGATATTTTAATGCAAGTAACTGTGAGAGATCTTCAAGAGCTAGAGAACTTCCTTATAGAAAAGCTAGGAAAAGTGGAAGGAATAAAAAGTACTGAAACCTCAATACTAACAAGTGTTAAAAAATGGGGATATGCAAGGGTCTTTTAA
- a CDS encoding MFS transporter: MRKKVNATMQARKASLLSSNSKMPRWFYSFIPFKVATGGSSQIISLYALQLGAEAGEIGLLTSLSAFASTLGTVFWGKLSDKLLKRKLFILMGFFSVSVFLSALSLVSNFWELILVNALYSFFLASTVSIPIVLLFRNVRKTRWEEGVGKFNKIGGWAWVIGLLLGFILVRFLAFRELLLLFALLNIPAFIIAWKTIREAPVYLHRSNIKPLVNQVIQKGRYLPNFLIHLPTRLKLSPKFRGFYLSSFLFWISSGMYTTQLPVFLIKNGFTSQEVFGLALLNSSTSAMLYQRVGKKLRSRNPVLGLVQGYFFRTLGVFFLLVPMDFRYSLLLSSTASYLLWGYSWSYVSVSSTSFIGRRSTTKEQGSILATSNLVNSTGFVLGSLIGGGVASQIGFDMNFASASVMSFLAMFPLVPLLGISLSASISKRPIPQIRKRD, encoded by the coding sequence ATGAGGAAAAAAGTAAATGCAACAATGCAGGCTAGAAAAGCTTCCCTGCTTAGTTCAAATTCCAAGATGCCTAGGTGGTTTTACTCTTTCATTCCGTTTAAGGTAGCTACGGGTGGATCTTCTCAAATCATCTCCCTTTATGCACTCCAGCTTGGTGCTGAGGCAGGTGAAATAGGCCTGTTAACTTCTCTGTCAGCATTTGCATCAACATTAGGGACAGTTTTCTGGGGTAAATTAAGTGATAAACTTCTTAAAAGGAAGCTTTTTATCTTAATGGGCTTTTTTAGTGTATCCGTATTCCTCAGCGCTCTTTCACTTGTATCAAACTTTTGGGAACTAATTCTCGTTAATGCCCTTTATTCATTCTTCTTGGCGTCAACAGTCTCTATACCAATTGTTTTGCTTTTTAGAAATGTTAGAAAGACTAGATGGGAAGAAGGCGTTGGAAAGTTCAACAAAATTGGGGGTTGGGCGTGGGTAATTGGCCTTTTACTTGGGTTTATACTTGTCAGGTTTCTTGCCTTTAGAGAGCTTCTTCTATTATTTGCTCTCCTAAATATTCCTGCGTTCATTATAGCTTGGAAAACTATTAGAGAAGCACCAGTTTACCTTCATAGGAGCAATATCAAACCTCTCGTGAATCAGGTGATTCAAAAGGGAAGATACTTGCCTAACTTTTTAATTCATCTTCCCACAAGACTAAAACTATCACCAAAATTCAGGGGCTTTTATTTGTCTTCTTTCCTATTTTGGATATCATCTGGAATGTATACCACGCAACTGCCCGTATTTTTAATAAAAAATGGGTTTACTAGTCAAGAAGTATTTGGATTGGCTCTCTTGAACTCTTCAACATCAGCAATGCTTTATCAAAGGGTTGGGAAAAAGCTCAGATCAAGGAACCCTGTTTTAGGATTGGTACAGGGGTATTTCTTTAGGACTCTTGGAGTTTTCTTCCTATTAGTCCCAATGGACTTCCGCTATTCCTTGCTCCTCTCAAGCACTGCAAGTTATCTCCTTTGGGGCTATTCTTGGTCCTACGTAAGTGTTTCTTCAACATCATTCATAGGGAGAAGGAGTACTACAAAAGAGCAGGGGAGCATCTTAGCAACTTCTAACTTAGTTAATTCAACAGGATTCGTTTTAGGAAGTTTAATCGGTGGTGGTGTAGCTTCTCAAATAGGCTTTGATATGAATTTTGCTTCAGCCTCTGTGATGAGCTTTCTGGCAATGTTTCCTCTTGTTCCATTGCTTGGAATTTCCCTTAGTGCTTCAATTTCAAAAAGGCCGATCCCACAAATTAGAAAAAGGGATTAG
- a CDS encoding electron transporter: protein MRSEIKVLLLIIFSSLGLTAGILTFLGLKDLIYPLLGLAGADSINPCTFVIYTMLLIALSLKENITKRRIYAVGMAFVSAIYISYYLLGVGLVILTKTIPVWVAGAISIIFGAYTFATGYLEKSRIVGKKEARRNIFRKEATIFGAFSLGVIISFTLLPCSSGTYLAYAILISKVGRTLTLILLALYNIIFILPLLIILFTVGSITESKSISQRIVQRSRELSMIAGVILIALGIYVIIGM, encoded by the coding sequence GTGAGATCTGAAATCAAAGTTTTGCTTTTAATTATCTTCTCTTCCCTCGGATTAACGGCAGGAATCCTAACCTTTCTTGGCCTGAAAGACTTAATTTATCCACTTTTAGGACTCGCGGGGGCAGATTCAATAAATCCATGTACATTTGTCATTTACACAATGTTGCTCATAGCATTGTCCCTAAAGGAGAACATCACTAAAAGAAGAATTTATGCTGTTGGAATGGCCTTCGTAAGTGCAATTTACATCTCTTACTATCTACTCGGAGTCGGCCTAGTAATATTAACCAAAACAATTCCAGTATGGGTTGCTGGGGCAATATCAATAATCTTTGGAGCTTATACATTTGCCACAGGCTATCTAGAGAAGAGCAGAATTGTTGGAAAAAAAGAAGCAAGACGAAATATATTCAGGAAAGAAGCAACAATTTTTGGGGCCTTTTCATTAGGAGTTATAATATCATTCACGCTTTTACCCTGCTCCTCTGGTACGTATTTGGCCTATGCCATCTTAATCTCCAAAGTTGGAAGAACGTTAACGTTGATACTTCTGGCCCTATACAACATCATCTTTATTCTGCCTTTGCTGATAATCCTCTTCACTGTAGGGAGTATAACAGAGAGTAAATCAATTTCTCAAAGAATTGTGCAGAGATCAAGAGAACTTTCGATGATAGCAGGAGTTATTTTGATAGCCCTAGGAATATACGTGATCATTGGAATGTAG
- a CDS encoding PIN domain-containing protein, producing the protein MEEIIEKAELQILINLIQRNNKIQVKAPLYELPLLEAYPYKQGYKINVLAHENDFYHILKGNERYFYDLPTYKDFYECFISSGVITYENMDEFDEKLRAYKSLTKKIIFAPDTNLLYHAFLSKFRGVEGVQIAIVDLVKKEIENAMNFKYTPAQLREFRRILHNSHLLHEFSNRRMKKSRKATYIALREYEKIKDKIIEVKSINEKTNTNDELIIKTLKEFDRNTPSLVVLLTADIAMTDMARMEGLEYFLFQYPHEELNEHYASGYQLRTLLFNLAAVFGVIEINNVLVFGEFGGKTKLNELKLRFMKDIYQEFHFHWNLCRKLEELKIER; encoded by the coding sequence ATGGAAGAAATTATAGAAAAAGCCGAACTACAAATCCTGATCAACTTAATCCAGAGAAACAATAAGATCCAAGTGAAGGCACCACTATATGAACTTCCACTTCTCGAGGCCTATCCATACAAACAAGGTTACAAGATAAACGTTCTTGCACATGAAAATGACTTTTATCATATTTTAAAAGGAAATGAAAGGTACTTTTATGACCTCCCAACTTACAAGGATTTCTACGAATGCTTCATCTCCAGTGGGGTGATAACATATGAAAACATGGATGAATTTGATGAAAAATTAAGAGCTTATAAAAGCTTAACGAAGAAAATTATCTTCGCTCCCGATACAAACCTCCTATATCATGCATTCCTTTCTAAGTTCAGAGGTGTAGAAGGGGTTCAAATAGCAATAGTAGATCTTGTGAAAAAGGAAATAGAAAATGCAATGAATTTTAAATACACCCCTGCCCAATTGAGAGAGTTTAGGAGAATTTTACACAACTCCCATCTCCTGCATGAATTTAGCAATAGGAGGATGAAGAAATCACGAAAAGCCACTTATATAGCTCTAAGAGAATACGAAAAGATCAAAGATAAGATAATCGAGGTCAAGAGTATTAACGAAAAGACAAACACTAATGATGAATTAATAATCAAAACCTTAAAGGAATTCGATAGAAATACGCCTTCCCTGGTTGTCCTCTTAACTGCAGATATAGCAATGACAGACATGGCAAGGATGGAGGGGCTTGAATATTTCCTCTTCCAGTATCCACATGAAGAACTTAATGAACACTACGCAAGTGGATACCAGTTGAGAACGCTTTTGTTTAACTTAGCAGCAGTTTTTGGAGTAATTGAGATAAACAACGTGTTAGTATTTGGCGAATTTGGAGGAAAAACAAAACTTAATGAGTTAAAGTTAAGATTTATGAAAGACATATATCAAGAGTTTCATTTCCACTGGAACCTGTGCAGAAAATTAGAAGAGTTGAAAATTGAGAGATAA
- a CDS encoding CBS domain-containing protein codes for MTGVEKALQTFYSMKLSDIMPPIISMPIVTLDSPIVNVLKLLRTRHHVWVVNDRESMKLEGVIRYLDVMCILLPPETTKARLGNISAVFKSILGGAEKAADVMERNIMTIDEDSTVLDALTKMRRYKVQILAIVDENNTLKGEISLRLLIDEFLRLIKVGGVQWTRHGSSSPWE; via the coding sequence ATGACTGGCGTAGAAAAGGCCCTTCAGACTTTTTATTCCATGAAGCTGAGTGATATCATGCCACCAATAATCTCAATGCCAATTGTTACTTTGGATTCACCCATCGTTAACGTGCTTAAGCTGCTTAGAACAAGACATCACGTTTGGGTTGTGAATGATAGGGAAAGCATGAAACTTGAAGGTGTAATAAGGTATCTGGACGTTATGTGTATTCTGTTACCACCAGAGACCACTAAAGCAAGACTTGGGAATATAAGTGCAGTCTTTAAGTCGATTTTGGGTGGGGCAGAAAAGGCTGCTGATGTCATGGAACGAAATATAATGACAATAGACGAAGACTCTACAGTGCTGGATGCTTTAACAAAAATGAGGCGCTATAAAGTTCAGATCTTAGCAATTGTTGATGAAAATAATACTTTAAAAGGCGAGATAAGCCTAAGGTTGCTCATTGACGAATTTTTAAGGCTGATTAAAGTGGGTGGTGTCCAATGGACGCGACATGGCTCCTCTTCACCCTGGGAGTAG
- a CDS encoding DUF2284 domain-containing protein, protein MKIVWEKEIPTSSIKISPRPVWKCRSCPSYGKSPSCPPYVPSWKETKELLKHYHTALLIKFTIDPEKFEEEKREILRYLLNKEQELFKNGNFYAIAFFPGDCNLCEECEFEKSGKCKMPEKVRPSIDAIGIELSTIVNLDFSESVLYGLILIE, encoded by the coding sequence ATGAAAATCGTTTGGGAAAAAGAAATCCCCACAAGTAGCATTAAAATTTCCCCAAGGCCAGTGTGGAAGTGCAGAAGCTGCCCAAGTTATGGGAAAAGTCCTTCTTGTCCCCCATATGTTCCTTCATGGAAAGAAACAAAGGAATTACTAAAACATTATCATACAGCTCTTTTAATAAAATTCACAATTGACCCCGAGAAATTCGAAGAAGAAAAACGAGAAATTTTGAGGTATCTTCTCAATAAGGAGCAAGAGTTATTTAAAAACGGAAATTTCTATGCAATAGCCTTCTTTCCCGGAGATTGCAACCTATGCGAAGAATGTGAATTTGAAAAAAGTGGAAAATGCAAAATGCCAGAGAAAGTGAGGCCCTCAATCGATGCAATCGGAATAGAACTCTCAACTATCGTGAATCTAGACTTTTCCGAAAGTGTTTTGTATGGTCTCATACTTATAGAGTAA
- a CDS encoding lipid-A-disaccharide synthase N-terminal domain-containing protein, whose amino-acid sequence MKEAVGLIGMLLLVSSWIPQTLETIKNKKCPLNLEFIMVYVTASTLLTIYSYLIGDIVFLTLNSLAAFQSGINLYIKLRYK is encoded by the coding sequence ATGAAAGAAGCAGTGGGACTAATAGGAATGCTTCTTCTTGTGAGCTCTTGGATTCCTCAAACACTAGAGACTATAAAAAATAAAAAATGCCCACTAAATTTGGAGTTCATTATGGTATATGTTACCGCTTCTACATTATTAACCATCTACTCATATCTAATTGGGGACATTGTGTTTTTAACGTTGAATTCACTTGCAGCGTTTCAAAGTGGAATTAACCTATATATTAAACTCCGCTATAAGTGA
- a CDS encoding leucine/methionine racemase gives MKKEEVIERYGKIFPKASRVNYAPIVGVRANNARVWDIEGREYIDFLSDAAVQNVGHNNERVVKAIKEQVERLIHFTFVYGFTLEPLLLAEKLAEISPVENPKVSLGLSGSDANDGAIKFVRAYTKRRIILSYLKSYYGCTYGASSITGLDFHVRALVGELSDVHYIPYPDCYRCPFGKEKSSCKMECVEYIKAKFEGEVYADGVAALFAEPIQGDAGMVVPPTNYFKRIKKILDEHGILLVVDEVQSGLGRTGKWFAIEHFGVEPDILTVAKPLGGGLPVSAVIGKAEIMDSLPTLGHAFTLSGNPLISRAALAVIEEIEEKDLLKRAEKLGDYIMRRLNKMKEEHQLIGDVRGKGLMIGIDLVKNRETKERAYDEAKKIVWRAYELGLIIAFLQGNVLRIQPPLTIEEEILEEGLNRLEQAITDVEEGKVGDKALENVQGW, from the coding sequence ATGAAAAAAGAAGAAGTAATTGAACGATATGGCAAGATCTTTCCAAAAGCTTCTCGCGTTAATTATGCCCCTATAGTTGGGGTTAGGGCCAATAATGCGAGAGTTTGGGATATAGAAGGGAGAGAATACATAGATTTTCTAAGTGATGCCGCGGTTCAGAATGTAGGTCATAATAACGAAAGGGTTGTGAAGGCAATAAAGGAACAAGTGGAAAGGCTTATTCACTTTACCTTTGTTTATGGCTTTACCCTAGAACCACTCCTTTTAGCTGAAAAGCTCGCTGAAATTTCGCCTGTAGAAAATCCAAAAGTATCTCTTGGTTTGAGTGGAAGTGATGCCAATGATGGGGCAATAAAATTTGTTCGGGCATATACAAAGAGGAGGATTATTCTGAGCTATCTCAAAAGTTATTATGGCTGTACTTATGGTGCCTCGAGCATTACGGGTTTGGATTTTCACGTCAGGGCCCTGGTTGGAGAGCTTAGCGATGTTCATTACATCCCTTACCCAGATTGTTACAGGTGTCCTTTCGGCAAAGAAAAGAGCTCTTGTAAGATGGAGTGTGTTGAGTACATTAAAGCCAAATTTGAAGGAGAGGTTTATGCGGACGGAGTTGCAGCTCTTTTTGCCGAACCAATTCAGGGAGACGCTGGAATGGTTGTGCCACCCACAAATTACTTTAAAAGAATCAAGAAAATCTTAGATGAGCATGGGATTCTTCTAGTCGTTGATGAAGTGCAGAGTGGACTTGGGAGAACTGGGAAATGGTTTGCAATAGAACATTTTGGGGTTGAGCCGGATATATTAACAGTAGCCAAACCTTTGGGTGGGGGTTTGCCTGTAAGTGCTGTTATTGGAAAAGCGGAAATTATGGATTCTCTTCCTACTTTGGGGCATGCCTTTACGTTGAGTGGAAATCCACTTATAAGCAGGGCAGCACTTGCTGTTATAGAGGAGATAGAGGAGAAGGATCTGCTTAAACGTGCCGAAAAGCTTGGAGATTACATCATGAGAAGACTTAACAAGATGAAAGAAGAGCACCAATTGATTGGGGATGTCAGAGGTAAGGGGTTGATGATAGGAATCGATCTGGTAAAGAACAGGGAGACCAAAGAAAGGGCCTATGATGAGGCTAAAAAGATTGTATGGAGAGCCTATGAACTTGGTTTAATTATTGCCTTTCTCCAGGGAAATGTGTTGAGGATCCAACCCCCACTTACAATTGAGGAAGAAATCCTCGAAGAGGGCCTCAACAGGCTTGAACAGGCAATAACTGATGTTGAAGAGGGTAAGGTTGGAGATAAGGCTCTTGAAAATGTTCAAGGTTGGTAA
- a CDS encoding IGHMBP2 family helicase, with the protein MHVKTYIAKLVDLVELEREAEIEAMREEMRRLKGYEREKVGRAILNLNGKVIGEEFGFKLVKYGRKEPFKTEIGVGDLIVISKGNPLASDLVGTVVEKGSRFIVVALEAVPSWAFRNVRIDLYANDITFRRQLENLKKLSESGIRALKLILGQETPLKSFPEEFTPFDRNLNQSQTEAVSHALGSEDFFLIHGPFGTGKTRTLVELIIQEVKRGSKVLATAESNVAVDNLVERLWGKVKLVRLGHPSRVSVHLKESTLAFQVESHERYRRVRELRNKAERLAMIRDQYKKPTPQMRRGLTNKQILKLAYRGRGARGVPAKDVRQMAQWITLNEQIQKLYKFAEKIESEIIREIIEDVDVVLSTNSSAALEFIKDVEFDVAIIDEASQATIPSVLIPIAKAKRFILAGDHKQLPPTILSEEAKKLSETLFEKLISLYPSKARMLEVQYRMNQLLMEFPSREFYNGKIKADESVKDITLADLKVREPFFGEPWDSILKREEPLIFVDTSDRTDKWERQRKGSTSRENPLEALLVKEIVERLLRMGIKKNWIGVITPYDDQVDLIRSLIEDEDIEVHTVDGYQGREKEVIILSFVRSNKNHELGFLTDLRRLNVSITRAKRKLIAIGDSATLKEHDTYKRFIEFVKRYGRFIRLRNMEIH; encoded by the coding sequence ATGCACGTTAAAACTTACATTGCTAAACTCGTTGATCTTGTGGAACTTGAAAGAGAGGCCGAAATAGAGGCCATGCGAGAAGAAATGCGAAGACTTAAGGGATATGAAAGAGAGAAAGTCGGTAGAGCGATTTTAAATCTCAACGGGAAAGTAATTGGTGAAGAATTTGGCTTCAAACTTGTAAAGTATGGAAGGAAAGAGCCATTTAAAACTGAAATTGGAGTTGGAGACCTGATTGTAATAAGTAAGGGGAATCCACTAGCCAGTGATCTTGTTGGTACTGTTGTAGAAAAAGGAAGTAGATTTATTGTGGTAGCCCTCGAAGCTGTGCCCTCTTGGGCCTTTAGAAACGTTAGAATAGACCTCTACGCTAACGATATAACCTTCAGAAGACAGCTTGAGAATCTTAAAAAACTGAGTGAAAGTGGTATTAGGGCATTAAAGCTTATTCTAGGTCAAGAAACCCCATTAAAAAGTTTTCCTGAAGAGTTCACCCCTTTTGACAGGAACTTAAACCAAAGTCAAACGGAGGCCGTAAGCCACGCCTTAGGAAGCGAGGATTTCTTTCTAATCCATGGACCCTTTGGTACCGGTAAAACAAGAACTTTAGTAGAACTCATTATACAGGAGGTCAAAAGAGGAAGCAAAGTTCTTGCAACGGCCGAAAGCAATGTGGCCGTTGATAATCTTGTAGAAAGACTTTGGGGGAAAGTTAAACTCGTCAGGTTGGGCCACCCTTCAAGGGTCTCAGTCCACCTAAAGGAATCAACACTCGCATTTCAAGTCGAATCCCATGAGCGATATAGAAGGGTTAGAGAACTGAGAAATAAAGCGGAAAGGCTTGCAATGATAAGAGATCAATACAAAAAACCCACACCACAAATGAGAAGAGGATTAACCAATAAACAAATACTTAAGTTGGCATATAGGGGCAGAGGGGCCAGAGGTGTTCCAGCTAAGGATGTTAGGCAGATGGCCCAATGGATAACACTAAACGAGCAAATTCAAAAACTCTATAAATTTGCAGAAAAGATTGAAAGTGAGATAATACGGGAGATAATTGAAGATGTAGATGTTGTTCTGAGTACAAACTCCTCCGCAGCTCTTGAATTCATAAAAGATGTTGAATTTGACGTTGCTATCATAGATGAAGCCTCCCAAGCCACAATCCCAAGTGTTTTAATCCCAATTGCAAAGGCCAAACGATTTATTCTTGCCGGAGATCATAAACAACTTCCCCCAACAATTTTGAGTGAAGAAGCCAAAAAGCTGAGTGAGACCCTTTTTGAAAAGCTCATAAGTCTGTACCCATCCAAGGCGAGAATGCTTGAAGTTCAATACCGAATGAATCAACTTTTAATGGAATTTCCAAGCAGAGAGTTCTACAATGGGAAGATAAAGGCTGATGAGAGCGTGAAAGATATAACACTGGCTGATTTAAAGGTTAGAGAGCCCTTCTTTGGCGAGCCCTGGGATTCAATATTAAAAAGAGAAGAGCCCCTTATATTTGTAGACACCAGTGATAGAACAGACAAATGGGAAAGACAGAGAAAAGGTTCAACTTCAAGAGAGAACCCCTTAGAGGCCCTTTTGGTCAAGGAGATTGTCGAAAGACTTCTTCGAATGGGTATTAAAAAGAATTGGATTGGAGTTATAACGCCTTATGATGACCAAGTTGACTTAATACGTTCTCTCATCGAAGATGAGGATATAGAAGTCCACACAGTAGATGGATATCAAGGTCGGGAAAAAGAAGTTATAATTCTATCTTTCGTCCGATCCAATAAAAATCACGAGCTCGGGTTTTTAACAGATTTAAGAAGATTAAATGTTTCTATAACAAGAGCAAAGAGAAAGCTTATTGCCATTGGAGATAGTGCAACCCTAAAAGAGCATGATACTTACAAACGCTTCATAGAGTTTGTAAAAAGATATGGAAGATTCATAAGACTAAGAAACATGGAAATACACTAA
- a CDS encoding cation:proton antiporter produces MDATWLLFTLGVALVFSKLGDHIMERFELPGVLGEILMGMILGNLIYFGLISPQYLTLHSNETFEFLARLGIIFLLFLGGLDTDVEMLKKTGAVATVSTLLGVFVPLVLGYFGLKLMGYPSREAFAGGVLLTATSIGITVRVMMDLGVLRSEVGAASLSASVMDDFLGIALIIFAVGTGSILGLISKMAVFFIITGLVAWYSIDKYLRFVEWLHVEKGILGMVLALMFLFSALAEHWFDAAIEGAFMAGLVLSRLPEGKRIMEDVRAIGYGFLVPVFFVYTGAMLDLRVFTSFDAISLAGVLTIIAVVGKVLGRGVGAVVMGWSTKKALQMGIGSIPRTEVALVDLMVAIHGGAIPESDAPKFIAATLIFITISVLITPPLLKWAFKEEVEAMKQGKAQKRVEAVKETKRRIHSLKRPRKNR; encoded by the coding sequence ATGGACGCGACATGGCTCCTCTTCACCCTGGGAGTAGCCTTGGTTTTTAGCAAATTAGGCGATCATATAATGGAGCGTTTTGAACTCCCTGGTGTTTTGGGAGAAATACTTATGGGTATGATTCTCGGAAACCTGATTTATTTTGGGCTCATTAGCCCACAATATTTAACTCTACACTCAAATGAGACTTTTGAGTTTTTAGCTAGGCTTGGAATAATATTCCTTCTTTTCCTAGGTGGTCTTGATACTGATGTTGAAATGCTTAAAAAGACTGGTGCAGTTGCAACGGTTTCTACCCTCTTGGGAGTTTTTGTACCCTTGGTTCTTGGTTATTTCGGACTTAAACTTATGGGATATCCCTCTAGAGAGGCCTTTGCTGGTGGAGTTCTTTTAACTGCCACAAGCATAGGAATTACCGTTAGGGTTATGATGGATCTTGGGGTTTTAAGAAGTGAAGTGGGGGCTGCTTCTTTAAGTGCAAGTGTTATGGATGATTTCTTGGGTATAGCACTTATCATATTTGCGGTTGGTACTGGGAGCATTTTGGGCTTAATTAGTAAAATGGCGGTGTTTTTTATAATCACAGGTTTAGTGGCCTGGTACAGCATAGATAAATATCTCCGCTTTGTGGAATGGCTTCATGTGGAAAAGGGTATTCTTGGAATGGTGCTTGCTTTGATGTTCCTGTTTTCTGCTTTGGCTGAACATTGGTTTGATGCTGCTATTGAGGGGGCTTTCATGGCAGGCCTTGTCCTTTCAAGACTTCCTGAGGGTAAGAGGATAATGGAAGATGTGAGAGCTATTGGTTATGGTTTTTTGGTCCCTGTTTTCTTTGTTTACACTGGAGCAATGCTTGATTTGAGGGTTTTTACAAGTTTTGATGCTATATCTTTAGCTGGAGTTTTGACCATCATAGCAGTGGTTGGAAAAGTGCTTGGTAGGGGTGTTGGGGCAGTTGTAATGGGTTGGAGCACTAAGAAGGCCCTTCAAATGGGAATAGGCTCAATTCCAAGGACTGAAGTGGCTTTGGTCGATCTTATGGTGGCTATTCATGGTGGAGCAATTCCAGAAAGCGATGCTCCAAAGTTTATAGCGGCCACTTTGATTTTCATTACAATATCTGTCTTGATAACACCTCCACTCCTTAAGTGGGCTTTTAAGGAGGAAGTTGAAGCCATGAAACAAGGGAAGGCCCAAAAGAGGGTTGAGGCTGTCAAAGAAACAAAAAGGCGGATACATTCCTTGAAGAGACCACGAAAAAACCGGTGA
- a CDS encoding YbhB/YbcL family Raf kinase inhibitor-like protein, with protein MKTLGCLIAIFVFAAGCLGGGEKVNLKVSSVFGENELIPSKYTCEGIDVSPPLHLEGLSDKAVSIAIIVDDPDAPIGTFTHWVAWNIPPVEEIPEGVPKERVVESPIKAFQGKNDFGRIGYNGPCPPRGHGVHHYHFKIYVLDTTLDLKPGATKKELEKAIQGHVIQFGELVGLYERS; from the coding sequence ATGAAAACTTTGGGGTGTTTAATTGCCATTTTTGTCTTTGCAGCTGGTTGTCTTGGGGGAGGTGAGAAAGTGAACTTAAAAGTTAGTTCGGTCTTTGGAGAAAATGAGTTGATTCCTTCTAAGTACACCTGTGAGGGAATAGATGTAAGCCCCCCACTACATCTTGAAGGGCTTAGTGATAAGGCAGTAAGCATCGCGATAATAGTGGATGATCCAGATGCTCCTATAGGGACTTTCACTCACTGGGTTGCTTGGAATATTCCTCCTGTCGAGGAAATTCCAGAAGGTGTTCCAAAGGAAAGGGTAGTCGAATCTCCGATAAAAGCTTTCCAAGGCAAGAATGATTTTGGAAGAATTGGGTACAATGGCCCATGCCCTCCAAGGGGTCACGGGGTACATCACTACCACTTCAAGATTTATGTACTTGATACAACTCTTGACTTAAAGCCTGGTGCTACAAAGAAGGAGTTAGAGAAGGCCATTCAGGGCCATGTCATTCAGTTTGGAGAACTTGTTGGACTTTATGAAAGAAGCTGA
- a CDS encoding glutaredoxin has translation MKKIVVGILALLIIAVVASGCIGGENTSQSTTEPTTSTDSNTFTLDKSKFHFYMYGLATCPHCKKMKEELPKFFGENSLTYYEIQGNEYNGKMFEQLYQILGVTGVPVIGIFYDGKLYAIVNGEFPVDYADDFVEEAKKAKGVLFITDKVYLIPENNTEIINKLEYVFTNGEPSEI, from the coding sequence ATGAAAAAAATTGTTGTAGGGATTCTTGCACTTCTCATAATTGCTGTTGTTGCAAGCGGGTGCATTGGTGGAGAAAACACCTCCCAGAGCACCACAGAACCCACAACCTCAACAGATTCTAACACATTCACCCTTGATAAATCAAAGTTCCACTTTTACATGTATGGGCTGGCCACATGCCCCCATTGTAAAAAGATGAAAGAAGAACTCCCAAAATTCTTCGGAGAAAACTCCTTAACTTACTATGAAATACAAGGGAATGAATACAATGGCAAAATGTTTGAGCAACTCTATCAAATACTTGGCGTGACCGGAGTCCCCGTAATAGGAATATTCTATGATGGAAAGCTCTATGCAATAGTTAATGGTGAGTTCCCAGTAGATTATGCCGATGACTTCGTGGAAGAAGCAAAAAAAGCAAAGGGAGTTCTCTTTATAACTGACAAGGTTTATTTGATCCCAGAAAACAACACCGAAATCATTAATAAGCTTGAATACGTTTTCACCAATGGTGAGCCGAGTGAGATCTGA